The Pseudomonas iranensis genome includes a window with the following:
- the fadA gene encoding acetyl-CoA C-acyltransferase FadA — protein sequence MSLNPRDVVIVDFGRTPMGRSKGGMHRNTRAEDMSAHLISKLLERNSKVDPAEVEDVIWGCVNQTLEQGWNIARMASLMTQIPHTSAGQTVSRLCGSSMSALHTAAQAIMTGNGDVFVVGGVEHMGHVSMMHGVDPNPHMSLYAAKASGMMGLTAEMLGKMHGITREQQDAFGVRSHQLAHKATVEGKFKDEIIPMQGYDENGFLKLYDYDETIRPETTLESLAALKPAFNPKGGTVTAGTSSQITDGASCMIVMSAQRAQDLGIQPMAVIRSMAVAGVDPAIMGYGPVPATQKALKRAGLGINDIDFFELNEAFAAQALPVLKDLKVLDKMNEKVNLHGGAIALGHPFGCSGARISGTLLNVMKQNSGTFGVATMCIGLGQGISTVFERV from the coding sequence ATGAGCTTGAATCCTAGAGACGTCGTGATTGTCGACTTCGGTCGTACTCCGATGGGCCGCTCCAAGGGCGGCATGCACCGCAACACCCGCGCTGAAGACATGTCGGCGCACCTAATCAGCAAACTGCTGGAACGTAACAGCAAGGTCGACCCGGCGGAAGTCGAGGATGTGATCTGGGGCTGCGTCAACCAGACCCTGGAACAGGGCTGGAACATCGCGCGCATGGCTTCGCTGATGACCCAGATTCCGCACACCTCGGCCGGCCAGACCGTCAGCCGTCTGTGTGGCTCGTCGATGAGTGCACTGCACACTGCTGCGCAAGCGATCATGACCGGCAACGGTGACGTGTTCGTGGTCGGCGGCGTCGAGCACATGGGCCACGTGAGCATGATGCATGGTGTCGATCCGAACCCGCACATGTCGCTGTACGCGGCGAAAGCCTCGGGCATGATGGGCCTGACCGCTGAAATGCTTGGCAAGATGCACGGCATCACTCGTGAGCAACAGGATGCCTTTGGCGTGCGTTCCCACCAGTTGGCCCACAAGGCAACCGTGGAAGGCAAGTTCAAAGACGAAATCATCCCGATGCAGGGTTACGACGAGAACGGTTTCCTGAAACTGTACGACTACGACGAAACCATTCGTCCGGAAACCACCCTGGAAAGTCTGGCGGCGCTCAAGCCGGCATTCAATCCGAAAGGCGGCACCGTGACTGCCGGTACTTCGTCGCAGATCACCGATGGTGCTTCGTGCATGATCGTGATGTCGGCGCAGCGTGCGCAGGACCTGGGCATCCAGCCAATGGCGGTAATCCGTTCGATGGCAGTGGCCGGTGTGGACCCGGCAATCATGGGCTATGGTCCAGTGCCGGCGACACAAAAAGCCCTGAAGCGTGCGGGCCTTGGCATCAACGATATCGACTTCTTCGAGCTCAACGAAGCTTTCGCCGCACAGGCCTTGCCAGTGCTGAAAGATCTGAAAGTGCTCGACAAGATGAACGAGAAGGTTAACCTGCACGGCGGCGCGATCGCCCTGGGTCACCCGTTCGGTTGCTCCGGTGCACGTATTTCCGGCACCCTGTTGAACGTGATGAAGCAGAATAGCGGCACCTTCGGGGTGGCCACTATGTGCATTGGTCTCGGCCAAGGCATCTCCACCGTCTTCGAACGCGTTTAA
- a CDS encoding DUF1653 domain-containing protein, whose translation MPIQPGLYQHYKGPQYRVFSVARHSETEEEVVFYQALYGDYGYWVRPLSMFVESVEVDGEQVPRFALVQAEPSLFDKA comes from the coding sequence ATGCCGATACAACCTGGGCTCTATCAACATTACAAAGGTCCGCAATACCGCGTATTCAGTGTTGCGCGCCATTCGGAAACCGAAGAAGAAGTGGTCTTTTACCAAGCCCTGTATGGCGATTACGGCTATTGGGTGCGCCCGCTGAGCATGTTCGTCGAGTCGGTCGAGGTTGACGGCGAGCAGGTGCCGCGCTTTGCTTTGGTGCAAGCCGAACCGAGCCTTTTTGACAAGGCATAA